A single Campylobacter ureolyticus ACS-301-V-Sch3b DNA region contains:
- a CDS encoding class I SAM-dependent methyltransferase — protein sequence MSSRILGHTFMKNLGRTKLRPGGGVTTKWLLNEANIQPSSKILEVGCNHADNIIGIYNEYKCDVKAIDLDDEALQECRQNLNLLGFEKEIEVFNMDAKDLKFPDATFDIVINEAMLTMLNPNDKKRAVLEYHRVLKQDGLLLTHDIAIVDSSIKKELSQAVNINTYPLTKEDWFSLFESNGFKVQSFKMGRFLLLDKETIIKDEGAINAAKFYKNAQKEENKEQFSKMLKATSNKSINYIAIVSKKI from the coding sequence ATGAGTAGTAGAATTTTGGGTCATACTTTTATGAAAAATTTAGGCAGAACCAAACTTAGACCAGGTGGCGGAGTTACTACAAAGTGGCTTTTAAATGAGGCAAACATTCAGCCAAGCAGCAAAATTTTAGAAGTAGGCTGCAACCACGCAGACAACATAATTGGCATATATAATGAGTATAAGTGCGATGTAAAGGCCATAGATTTGGACGATGAAGCGTTGCAGGAGTGCAGACAAAACTTAAATTTATTGGGCTTTGAAAAGGAGATTGAAGTTTTTAATATGGACGCTAAAGATCTAAAATTTCCAGATGCGACCTTTGATATCGTCATCAATGAAGCAATGCTTACTATGTTAAATCCAAACGACAAAAAAAGAGCTGTTTTGGAATATCACAGAGTTTTAAAGCAAGACGGACTTTTGCTAACTCACGACATCGCAATAGTAGATAGTTCTATAAAAAAAGAGCTCTCACAAGCTGTCAATATAAACACCTATCCACTTACAAAAGAGGATTGGTTTTCGTTGTTTGAGTCAAATGGTTTTAAGGTGCAAAGTTTTAAAATGGGTAGGTTTCTTTTGCTAGATAAAGAGACAATTATCAAAGATGAGGGTGCCATAAATGCTGCTAAGTTTTATAAAAATGCACAAAAAGAGGAGAACAAAGAGCAGTTTTCCAAAATGCTAAAAGCTACAAGCAACAAGAGCATAAACTACATAGCAATTGTTTCAAAAAAGATATAA
- a CDS encoding TonB-dependent receptor gives MKRAVLLSLTLSSILMAENLASTTQVGPLKSFSPPKPIAPNIAQGYMVENQFDRPNRQDYFSTSSLVYRNLDKFHISSGVYGKSFYNSALFKYRGGNFYTNLNINHTKANSYKDGGGNRVWFGYERFNQAVILGYLPNEFLEHRLVFIHDNIDDDKQPHNPADAIKTERYITKFKTRVGEQDLSNTVLFDLSHIHLKRESNNFSLRKAAKNKVFVDVGRDIYEFLLSYERDLDSFHNSFGGSFAYDDHIAKRYLKTPNRDVLNGYRFPDVVQKTYKIYNSTSYEPSQNHKFSLGFEYIHNDAKAKKFDAMIPNPRVSGTFFPSPKALWRQTYGVDFDGSIKQNLFNVKFKYDFRPLNLESYSVELARISRLPSNPERFSALFAPAMPQNSKISNPHLEPEIHNFIKFSFDVKSKFYKSYLDSLNRVGLNFGGYVMADKVKDLIIFDRARGQSGVVAKNGGIVTRNVDATIYSTNLYTKLNFTPNFATSLNLTYKYGQNDDDKRALYQIRPFEALLNLDYMDYTTFGSYNIGSAIRYVAKQNRGDFDKKTGLGIDSKNSDFTTLDLYAGVNVKDKFGLRLGVNNLFDREYAEFITGEHVEALDSATINAPGRVFYMSFHASF, from the coding sequence ATGAAAAGAGCAGTTTTACTATCACTAACGCTTAGTTCTATTTTGATGGCTGAGAATTTAGCCAGCACAACTCAAGTTGGCCCGTTAAAGAGCTTTTCGCCGCCAAAGCCCATAGCGCCAAATATAGCGCAAGGTTATATGGTGGAAAATCAATTTGATCGTCCAAATCGCCAAGACTATTTTTCCACTTCAAGTTTGGTTTATAGAAATTTAGATAAGTTTCATATAAGTTCGGGAGTTTATGGAAAAAGTTTTTACAATTCAGCGCTTTTTAAATACCGCGGTGGCAACTTCTATACAAATTTAAACATCAACCATACAAAGGCAAATAGCTACAAAGATGGCGGCGGCAACAGAGTTTGGTTTGGATATGAGAGATTTAATCAAGCTGTTATTTTAGGCTATCTACCAAATGAGTTTTTGGAGCATAGGTTGGTTTTTATACATGATAATATCGATGATGACAAACAGCCGCACAACCCAGCAGACGCCATCAAAACAGAAAGATATATCACCAAATTTAAGACAAGAGTTGGCGAGCAGGATTTAAGCAATACAGTTCTTTTTGACTTAAGCCATATTCATCTAAAAAGAGAGTCCAACAACTTTTCTTTAAGAAAGGCAGCTAAAAATAAAGTTTTTGTTGATGTAGGACGCGATATTTATGAATTTTTACTTAGTTATGAGAGAGATTTAGATAGTTTTCACAACAGTTTTGGAGGCAGCTTTGCCTATGATGATCACATCGCAAAAAGATATCTAAAGACTCCAAATAGGGATGTTTTAAATGGATATCGCTTTCCAGATGTTGTGCAAAAAACATATAAAATTTACAACTCTACAAGCTATGAGCCAAGCCAAAATCATAAGTTTTCTTTAGGTTTTGAATATATCCACAACGACGCTAAGGCAAAGAAATTTGACGCAATGATACCAAATCCCAGAGTTAGTGGCACTTTTTTTCCAAGCCCAAAGGCTTTATGGAGACAAACTTATGGAGTTGATTTTGATGGTAGCATAAAACAAAATCTCTTTAACGTGAAATTTAAATATGATTTTAGGCCTTTGAATTTGGAAAGCTATAGTGTTGAGTTAGCTAGGATTTCAAGACTTCCTAGCAATCCAGAGAGATTTTCAGCGCTTTTTGCTCCAGCAATGCCACAAAACTCCAAGATTAGCAATCCGCACTTAGAGCCTGAGATTCACAACTTCATCAAATTTAGCTTCGATGTCAAAAGTAAATTTTATAAAAGTTATTTAGACTCATTAAATAGAGTTGGACTAAACTTTGGCGGATACGTTATGGCAGACAAGGTAAAGGACTTGATTATTTTTGATAGAGCAAGAGGTCAGAGCGGAGTTGTTGCCAAAAATGGCGGTATCGTTACTAGAAATGTTGATGCGACCATATATAGTACAAACTTATATACAAAGTTAAATTTCACTCCAAATTTTGCCACTTCACTAAATCTTACTTATAAATATGGACAAAACGATGATGACAAAAGAGCGCTCTATCAAATCCGCCCCTTTGAAGCGCTTTTAAATTTGGATTATATGGATTATACAACTTTTGGTAGCTACAATATAGGCTCTGCTATTAGATATGTTGCAAAGCAAAATAGAGGCGATTTTGACAAAAAAACAGGGCTTGGGATTGATAGCAAAAATAGCGATTTTACCACTCTTGATCTCTACGCCGGAGTTAATGTCAAAGATAAATTTGGCCTTAGGTTGGGCGTAAATAATCTCTTTGATAGAGAGTATGCTGAGTTTATTACAGGTGAGCATGTTGAGGCTTTGGATAGTGCGACTATAAATGCTCCAGGAAGAGTCTTTTATATGAGTTTTCACGCAAGTTTTTAA
- a CDS encoding ABC transporter permease, with amino-acid sequence MIKIDGIAKDRHPIIRVFDYLYSGFLSIGVIFVLIGVWKFVSLNLNEFLLPSPEKAFKRAYFLILNFKENEIDVTFYRFFLGFFISSIIGITLGLIAGCFKTMRVFLRPIISILLSMPPIVWIVMALFWFGFGDVSTLFTTILVTTPLTFANTLLGVVSISKESAEVFKAYKLGFLKKLKFLYVPHLLPYILSSLSLAVAVAVKITIMAELLGSNSGIGAKIADARVMLDSVDTMAFVLIILLFSAFIEYLVIKPLSIILIPWQKELK; translated from the coding sequence ATGATAAAAATAGATGGCATAGCAAAAGATCGCCATCCAATTATAAGGGTATTTGACTATCTTTATAGCGGATTTTTAAGTATCGGAGTTATTTTTGTCTTGATAGGGGTTTGGAAGTTTGTTAGCTTAAATTTAAATGAATTTTTACTTCCAAGTCCCGAAAAGGCATTTAAAAGAGCCTATTTTCTTATCTTAAATTTCAAAGAAAATGAGATAGATGTGACATTTTATCGTTTTTTCTTGGGATTTTTTATCTCATCGATAATTGGCATAACTCTTGGCTTAATTGCAGGTTGCTTTAAAACTATGAGAGTCTTTTTAAGACCAATAATCTCTATTTTGCTCTCAATGCCACCAATTGTTTGGATAGTAATGGCACTTTTTTGGTTTGGGTTTGGCGATGTTAGCACGCTTTTTACAACTATTTTGGTAACAACGCCACTAACATTTGCAAACACACTTTTGGGCGTTGTTAGCATAAGCAAAGAGAGCGCTGAAGTCTTTAAGGCTTATAAATTGGGCTTTTTAAAAAAGCTTAAGTTTCTCTATGTGCCACATCTTTTGCCATACATTTTGTCTAGTTTAAGCCTTGCTGTTGCTGTTGCTGTTAAGATAACAATTATGGCAGAACTTTTGGGCTCAAATAGCGGCATAGGGGCGAAGATAGCCGATGCAAGAGTTATGCTAGATAGTGTAGATACAATGGCATTTGTCCTAATAATCCTACTCTTTAGCGCCTTTATCGAGTATCTAGTTATTAAGCCACTCTCAATAATCCTAATACCGTGGCAAAAAGAGCTAAAATGA
- a CDS encoding Crp/Fnr family transcriptional regulator, with amino-acid sequence MIEFFKNSSLFTGIDENEIKKILNCIEYRIFTFDKNIYLYDLSQGFKALLLKDGVVDIISLEKREIIDDRLMAGDSLVYDFGKSDKRFLRTKRKSTLISMDIGTIFDENKRNCQHKTIFMQNLIKDLNKFMSHLSFKLNIYSKTHLRERILLFLNSEREKTGSNLIKPIFNQEDLAKYLSCNRSALSREFYLMEKEGIIKIKNREIWLNES; translated from the coding sequence ATGATAGAATTTTTTAAAAATTCCTCTCTATTTACTGGAATTGATGAAAATGAGATCAAAAAAATCCTAAATTGCATAGAGTATAGAATTTTTACTTTTGATAAAAATATCTATTTGTATGATCTAAGCCAAGGCTTTAAGGCACTGCTTCTAAAAGATGGCGTTGTTGATATCATCTCTTTGGAAAAAAGGGAGATAATTGACGATAGGCTTATGGCTGGGGATAGTTTGGTCTATGACTTTGGCAAAAGTGATAAGCGGTTTTTAAGGACAAAGAGAAAATCTACTTTGATCTCTATGGATATTGGGACAATTTTTGATGAAAATAAAAGAAACTGCCAACACAAAACTATCTTTATGCAAAACCTAATAAAAGATCTAAATAAATTTATGAGTCATCTCTCATTTAAGCTAAATATCTACTCGAAAACACATCTTAGAGAGAGGATTTTACTCTTTTTAAACAGCGAAAGGGAGAAAACTGGTTCAAATTTGATAAAACCCATTTTCAATCAAGAAGACCTAGCAAAATACCTATCTTGCAATAGATCTGCACTTTCAAGAGAGTTTTATCTCATGGAAAAAGAGGGTATTATAAAGATAAAAAATAGAGAAATTTGGCTTAATGAGAGTTAA
- a CDS encoding ABC transporter permease, with protein MVKYLIFKYLRFDKSQPFITLCAILAFLGVGVGLMVLIVAMAIMNGFDKEFERKLFTMNYPLTIFSHFKGGITNNDVNNLKKAFPDIKFSPYISSQVIVKSDNKLEGAMIFGVNIDDEKEINSVVKDGIKDANLSGFGIMIGSGLKDEFYLKNGDKTTIIFTKTDPGGFSMIPKMKRFEVRADFTSGLIAYDKAYLYSDIYDLAKILGDQNGGFDGIHIYSKEPFKDKDRIKEVLPDTMHIVGWWEQNGNFFSALALEKRALFIVLMLIILVASLNIVSSLLMTVMNRRQEIALLLSLGTTKKEIKNTFFGLGMVIGGGGIIFGLILGLLGIWLLGSFDIVNLPADVYGSSKLPLELSSLDLFMIVVGAIFIVVVSSYYPAKKATKIDVLQTLRNE; from the coding sequence GTGGTAAAATATCTTATTTTTAAATATCTTAGATTTGACAAAAGTCAGCCATTTATTACGCTTTGCGCTATTTTAGCTTTTTTAGGTGTTGGAGTTGGACTAATGGTTTTAATAGTCGCCATGGCCATAATGAATGGTTTTGATAAAGAGTTTGAGAGAAAACTCTTTACCATGAATTATCCATTAACTATATTTAGTCATTTTAAAGGTGGCATTACAAATAACGATGTAAATAATTTAAAAAAGGCTTTTCCAGATATTAAATTTAGCCCTTATATTTCATCGCAAGTTATCGTAAAATCTGATAATAAACTAGAAGGCGCAATGATATTTGGCGTTAATATAGATGATGAAAAAGAGATAAACTCTGTTGTAAAAGATGGTATTAAAGATGCAAATTTAAGTGGCTTTGGTATTATGATAGGAAGTGGATTAAAAGATGAGTTTTATCTAAAAAATGGTGATAAAACAACTATTATTTTCACAAAAACAGATCCAGGTGGATTTAGTATGATACCAAAGATGAAACGCTTTGAAGTTAGGGCTGATTTTACTTCTGGACTTATTGCCTATGATAAAGCTTATCTATATTCTGATATTTATGATTTAGCTAAAATTTTAGGAGATCAAAATGGCGGGTTTGATGGAATTCACATATATTCAAAAGAGCCGTTTAAAGATAAAGATCGTATTAAAGAAGTTCTTCCAGATACTATGCATATAGTTGGATGGTGGGAGCAAAATGGAAACTTTTTTTCAGCTTTAGCCTTAGAAAAAAGAGCTTTATTTATAGTCTTAATGCTTATTATTTTAGTTGCCAGCTTAAATATCGTAAGTTCACTTTTAATGACAGTTATGAACCGCCGTCAAGAAATTGCACTTTTATTAAGCCTTGGCACAACGAAAAAAGAGATTAAAAATACATTTTTTGGACTTGGAATGGTGATTGGTGGTGGAGGGATTATCTTTGGTCTTATCTTAGGCTTGCTTGGTATTTGGCTGCTTGGAAGCTTTGATATAGTAAATTTACCAGCAGATGTCTATGGAAGCTCAAAATTACCACTTGAATTATCAAGTTTAGATCTTTTTATGATAGTAGTTGGAGCTATTTTCATAGTGGTTGTTTCATCATATTATCCAGCTAAAAAAGCTACAAAAATCGATGTTTTGCAAACTTTAAGAAATGAATAG
- a CDS encoding ABC transporter substrate-binding protein: MKRREFLTTSSALMATMFAPNLFAKESFTIYGAPALPSIVIAVGLLQGKINREVSTSLEIWKNPDQLRAGVASGKFKVMMSPSNVAVNLRNQGQNVAMFNNLTNGINSLMVKDKSVKAPEDLIGKKLIMPFKNDMPDIVFRALFRKLNIDISKIDISYTATPPEAVTHFLTKDYDATFLPEPMASVTILRGKQRGLSIYKAFDFLDFWGEAFKTKPLIPQAGIIVDVDYYDKNRALFDILQSDLEDALKWIMSNKQSAANIGSNYLPAPIPAIAQSLESANLSVTRARDIKDEAMKFFEIIMEFNPKLIGSKLPDKSFFI, translated from the coding sequence ATGAAAAGAAGAGAGTTTTTAACCACTAGTTCGGCTTTGATGGCAACTATGTTTGCACCAAATTTATTTGCCAAAGAGAGTTTTACTATTTATGGTGCACCTGCACTTCCAAGCATAGTTATAGCGGTTGGGCTTTTGCAAGGCAAGATAAATAGAGAAGTTAGTACAAGCTTAGAAATTTGGAAAAACCCAGATCAACTTAGAGCAGGCGTTGCAAGCGGTAAATTTAAAGTGATGATGAGCCCTTCAAATGTAGCTGTAAATTTAAGAAATCAAGGGCAAAATGTCGCGATGTTTAACAACCTAACAAATGGCATAAATAGTCTTATGGTAAAAGACAAGAGTGTAAAAGCTCCAGAGGATCTGATCGGCAAAAAGCTCATAATGCCCTTTAAAAACGATATGCCAGATATTGTCTTTAGGGCGCTTTTTAGAAAGTTAAATATCGATATCTCCAAGATAGATATCTCTTATACAGCGACGCCACCAGAGGCTGTTACGCACTTTTTGACAAAAGATTATGATGCGACTTTTTTGCCAGAACCAATGGCAAGTGTAACTATTCTTAGAGGTAAGCAGAGAGGCCTTTCCATCTACAAAGCATTTGATTTTCTGGATTTTTGGGGTGAAGCCTTTAAGACAAAGCCGCTAATTCCGCAAGCAGGCATTATTGTAGATGTGGATTATTATGATAAAAACAGAGCTCTGTTTGATATCTTGCAAAGCGACTTGGAAGATGCGCTAAAGTGGATTATGAGTAACAAACAAAGCGCTGCAAACATTGGCTCAAATTACCTACCAGCGCCTATTCCAGCGATTGCTCAAAGCTTAGAAAGTGCAAATTTAAGTGTAACTAGAGCAAGAGATATCAAAGATGAAGCGATGAAATTTTTTGAAATCATCATGGAGTTCAATCCAAAGCTAATCGGCTCAAAACTGCCAGATAAGAGCTTTTTTATATGA
- a CDS encoding cupin domain-containing protein produces MRNLAIGKKISLTKQLPHVKHQTISKRLSSKFDISLFYMDEKTDISTELYFEYKFYLILEGEVLIAKKRLKVGDSLVCLPMEPFCIEAIKETIFLEITINLTEEKMKNLEKGRVIELKNMIDYVDGAISNLDIASTKNMKMMLMSFDANEGLKPHSAPGDALVVPLEGRAKVMVGDEEFEIGEQEQIVFPKNIKHNVTAITKFKMMLVLVID; encoded by the coding sequence ATGAGAAATTTAGCTATTGGCAAAAAAATTAGCCTAACAAAACAGCTGCCTCATGTAAAGCACCAAACTATCTCTAAAAGACTTAGCTCCAAATTTGATATCTCTCTTTTTTATATGGATGAAAAGACAGATATTAGCACAGAGCTCTATTTTGAGTATAAATTTTATCTCATCTTAGAGGGCGAGGTTTTGATAGCAAAAAAGCGCCTTAAGGTTGGCGATAGTTTGGTCTGTCTTCCTATGGAGCCATTTTGTATAGAGGCTATCAAAGAGACTATTTTTTTAGAAATTACGATAAATTTAACGGAGGAAAAGATGAAAAATTTAGAAAAAGGTAGAGTCATTGAACTTAAAAATATGATTGATTATGTAGATGGCGCCATCTCAAATTTGGATATTGCTAGCACAAAAAATATGAAAATGATGCTTATGTCTTTTGACGCCAATGAGGGACTAAAGCCTCACTCTGCGCCAGGAGATGCATTGGTTGTGCCTTTGGAGGGCAGAGCCAAAGTTATGGTTGGGGATGAGGAGTTTGAGATAGGAGAGCAAGAGCAAATCGTGTTTCCTAAAAATATCAAACACAATGTAACAGCCATAACGAAATTTAAGATGATGTTAGTTTTGGTTATAGACTAA
- the secA gene encoding preprotein translocase subunit SecA, whose protein sequence is MSKNIFSKIFGTKNDRIVKTYAKRAKEINALEEKYEKLSDDELKASFNALKDEVANGKSLDEVLNDTFAITREASKRVLNMRHFDVQLIGGMVLHDGNIAEMKTGEGKTLVATLPVVLNAMTKKGVHVVTVNDYLAKRDARDMGVLYEFLGFSVGVIVSGEYDDEKRKAAYDCDITYGTNNEFGFDYLRDNMKFRFEDKVQREHNFVIVDEVDSILIDEARTPLIISGPTNKTLDGYIKANEVALKLTKGKPAQTPQDKPTGDFIVDEKNRTILPTEEGISKAEKLFGVDNLYSLENAVLSHYLDQALKANYLFEKDVHYVVRDNQVVIVDEFTGRLSEGRRFSEGLHQALEAKEGVKIQEESQTLADITFQNYFRLYEKIAGMTGTAQTEATEFSQIYGLDVISIPTNVPVIRIDQNDLIYKSEREKFNAVIEEIKRANAKGQPVLVGTASIEKSEVLHKLLQNAKIPHSVLNAKNHEKEAEIIADAGAKGAVTVATNMAGRGVDIKINDEVKALGGLYIIGTERHESRRIDNQLRGRAGRQGDPGESRFFLSLEDNLLRIFGSDKIKNIMERLGIKEGESIESRMVTRAVENAQKKVENLHFESRKYVLEYDDVANEQRKTIYVYRNELLDPNYDLSEKINSNRVEYVDYLFENAEIFDGMDKDDINYEPLIATLRNEIGENFTSEELKEFSSVNEAKDYIVKKLKDAYDERMKVIDDEQKKAIEKQIYLQVVDRDWREHLYQMDILKTGIGLRGYNQKDPLTEYKKESYNLFLELVLRLKTDSIRALQGIRFKTKEEIEAEERARELAQQRAMAELQRAMKTNKEAENANDQPLPNTPIRVPKKPRRNEPCPCGSGKKYKDCCGKSGPKKGEFAK, encoded by the coding sequence ATGTCAAAAAATATATTTAGTAAAATTTTTGGAACAAAAAATGATCGTATAGTTAAAACTTATGCAAAAAGAGCAAAAGAGATAAACGCTCTTGAAGAAAAATATGAAAAATTAAGTGACGATGAGTTAAAAGCAAGCTTTAATGCTTTAAAAGATGAAGTTGCAAATGGAAAAAGTTTAGATGAAGTTTTAAACGATACATTTGCAATTACAAGAGAAGCAAGCAAAAGAGTTTTAAATATGCGTCATTTTGATGTGCAGTTAATTGGTGGAATGGTTCTTCATGATGGAAATATTGCTGAGATGAAGACAGGTGAGGGAAAGACTTTAGTTGCAACTTTACCAGTAGTTTTAAATGCAATGACAAAAAAAGGCGTTCATGTAGTAACTGTAAATGACTATTTGGCAAAAAGAGATGCCAGAGATATGGGAGTTTTATACGAGTTTTTAGGTTTTAGCGTAGGAGTTATAGTAAGTGGTGAGTATGATGATGAAAAAAGAAAAGCTGCTTATGACTGCGATATAACCTATGGAACGAATAATGAGTTTGGATTTGACTATCTTAGAGATAATATGAAATTTAGATTTGAAGATAAAGTCCAAAGAGAACATAATTTTGTAATTGTGGATGAAGTTGATAGTATTTTAATAGATGAGGCAAGAACACCTTTAATTATTTCAGGTCCTACAAATAAAACTCTTGATGGATACATAAAAGCAAACGAAGTTGCTTTAAAACTAACCAAAGGAAAACCAGCCCAAACTCCACAAGACAAACCAACAGGAGATTTTATAGTTGATGAGAAAAATAGAACTATTTTACCAACAGAAGAAGGAATTTCAAAAGCTGAAAAGCTTTTTGGGGTTGACAACTTATATAGTCTTGAAAATGCGGTTTTGAGCCATTATTTAGACCAAGCTTTAAAAGCAAATTATCTTTTTGAAAAAGATGTTCATTATGTGGTTAGAGATAACCAAGTTGTTATTGTTGATGAATTTACAGGAAGATTAAGTGAGGGAAGGCGTTTTAGCGAGGGGCTTCACCAGGCTTTAGAGGCAAAAGAGGGTGTTAAAATCCAAGAAGAAAGCCAAACTTTAGCAGATATTACTTTTCAAAACTATTTTAGACTTTATGAAAAAATCGCAGGTATGACAGGAACTGCTCAAACAGAAGCAACCGAATTTAGTCAAATTTATGGACTTGATGTTATATCAATCCCAACAAATGTTCCAGTTATTAGAATAGATCAAAACGATCTTATATATAAAAGTGAAAGAGAAAAATTTAATGCAGTTATTGAAGAGATAAAAAGGGCAAATGCAAAAGGTCAGCCTGTTTTAGTAGGAACTGCTTCAATTGAAAAAAGTGAAGTTTTACATAAACTTTTACAAAACGCAAAAATTCCTCATTCAGTATTAAATGCAAAAAATCACGAAAAAGAAGCTGAAATTATAGCAGACGCTGGTGCAAAAGGAGCTGTAACAGTTGCTACAAATATGGCAGGTCGTGGTGTTGATATCAAAATAAATGATGAAGTAAAAGCTCTTGGAGGATTATATATAATAGGAACTGAAAGACACGAAAGTAGAAGAATTGATAATCAGCTTCGTGGTAGAGCAGGAAGACAAGGAGATCCAGGCGAGAGTAGATTTTTCTTAAGTTTAGAAGATAATTTACTAAGAATTTTTGGAAGTGATAAGATAAAAAATATAATGGAACGCCTTGGTATAAAAGAGGGTGAAAGCATAGAAAGTAGAATGGTTACAAGAGCTGTTGAAAACGCACAAAAAAAGGTTGAAAATCTTCATTTTGAAAGTAGAAAATATGTTCTTGAATATGATGATGTGGCAAATGAGCAAAGAAAAACGATTTATGTTTATAGAAATGAGCTTTTAGATCCAAATTATGATTTAAGTGAAAAAATTAACTCAAATAGAGTTGAATATGTTGATTATCTCTTTGAAAATGCTGAAATTTTTGATGGAATGGATAAAGATGATATAAACTACGAGCCTTTAATAGCTACTTTAAGAAATGAAATTGGTGAAAACTTTACTAGTGAAGAATTAAAAGAATTTTCAAGCGTAAACGAGGCAAAAGATTATATTGTTAAAAAATTAAAAGATGCGTATGATGAGAGAATGAAAGTTATAGATGATGAGCAAAAAAAGGCAATTGAAAAACAAATTTATCTTCAAGTTGTAGATAGAGATTGGAGAGAGCATCTTTATCAAATGGATATTTTAAAAACAGGAATTGGACTTCGTGGATATAATCAAAAAGATCCATTAACCGAATATAAAAAAGAAAGTTACAATCTTTTCTTAGAGCTTGTTTTAAGACTAAAAACCGATAGCATAAGAGCTTTGCAAGGCATTAGATTTAAAACAAAAGAAGAAATTGAAGCAGAAGAAAGAGCAAGAGAACTAGCTCAACAAAGAGCTATGGCTGAGCTTCAAAGAGCTATGAAAACAAACAAAGAAGCTGAAAATGCCAATGATCAACCTTTGCCAAATACTCCAATAAGAGTTCCTAAAAAACCAAGGAGAAATGAGCCTTGCCCTTGCGGAAGTGGTAAAAAATATAAAGATTGTTGTGGAAAAAGTGGTCCTAAAAAAGGTGAGTTTGCAAAATAG
- a CDS encoding ATP-binding cassette domain-containing protein: protein MKMIEVRNLRYDILNEIIIKDFNFQMKSGEIYTLFGASGCGKTTLLRLISQLEKPKKGEIINQFEKTTYLFQENRLLNNLNVLENIRLCASDVGDDEIYYHLKMVGFQKRDLYKYPNELSGGMAKRVAFMRAYLSKPDLMLLDEPFSGLDMDLKNLLVNLIIQKVEKKELSCILVTHDRYEAVLLSHKINFLTKKGMKVYKILEIEQSLKNREMTFIQNVINSEFKETIYYD, encoded by the coding sequence ATGAAGATGATTGAAGTTAGAAATTTAAGATATGATATTTTAAATGAAATAATTATAAAAGATTTTAATTTTCAAATGAAAAGTGGAGAAATTTATACTCTTTTTGGAGCTTCAGGTTGTGGAAAGACGACGCTTTTAAGGCTAATTAGCCAGTTAGAAAAGCCTAAAAAAGGTGAGATAATAAACCAATTTGAAAAAACCACCTATCTTTTTCAAGAAAATCGCCTCTTAAACAACTTAAATGTTTTAGAAAATATCAGATTGTGTGCAAGCGATGTTGGTGATGATGAGATATATTATCACTTAAAAATGGTCGGTTTTCAAAAAAGAGATCTTTACAAATATCCAAATGAGTTAAGTGGCGGCATGGCAAAAAGAGTTGCTTTTATGAGAGCATATCTATCAAAGCCTGATTTAATGCTTCTTGATGAGCCATTTAGCGGACTTGATATGGACTTAAAAAATTTGCTAGTAAATTTAATAATCCAAAAAGTAGAGAAAAAAGAGCTATCTTGCATTTTGGTAACTCATGATAGGTATGAAGCTGTTTTGCTTAGCCATAAAATCAACTTTTTGACCAAAAAAGGAATGAAAGTTTATAAAATTTTAGAGATTGAGCAAAGTCTTAAAAACAGAGAGATGACTTTTATACAAAACGTTATCAATAGCGAATTTAAGGAAACAATCTACTATGACTAG